A stretch of Acidobacteriota bacterium DNA encodes these proteins:
- a CDS encoding TCR/Tet family MFS transporter, which produces MAADGPRRPAIIFIFITVVLDVLALGIVIPVLPLLVEEFLGGDTSRAATMFGLFGTAWALMQFVFAPILGALSDRFGRRPVILISCAGLGLDYVLMALAPSLSWLFVGRVISGITAASFSTAGAYIADVTPVEKRAAGFGMIGAAFGLGFVLGPAMGGILGAVDPRLPFWVAAALALANAAYGYFVLPESLPPEARKAFSWARVNPLGSLRLLRSHKELFGIATVTVFYHLAHHVLPSVFVLYGAYRYGWDARATGLTLAVVGVVSVIVQGGLVRPLVAKFGERAMLLTGLACGAVGFVVYALAETGTVFWLGIPVFGLMGLYGPSAQGLMTRHVQPSEQGQLQGINSSFMGLTGIIGPGLFTLTFAAFIGPYASWHVPGAPFLLAAVLMVVAFTIGWRVTKDA; this is translated from the coding sequence ATGGCGGCCGACGGTCCTCGCCGACCCGCCATCATCTTCATCTTCATCACCGTCGTCCTCGACGTCCTCGCCCTCGGGATCGTCATTCCCGTGTTGCCTCTGCTTGTTGAGGAGTTCCTGGGCGGAGACACCTCGCGCGCGGCCACGATGTTCGGGTTGTTTGGGACAGCGTGGGCGTTGATGCAGTTTGTGTTCGCGCCTATCCTCGGCGCGTTGTCCGACCGCTTTGGCCGTCGGCCGGTCATCCTCATTTCATGCGCGGGCCTGGGGCTGGACTACGTCCTGATGGCGCTGGCGCCGAGCCTGTCGTGGCTATTTGTCGGGCGCGTGATTTCGGGAATCACGGCCGCCAGTTTCTCAACGGCAGGCGCGTACATTGCCGACGTCACGCCTGTGGAGAAGCGGGCCGCCGGATTTGGCATGATTGGCGCCGCGTTCGGACTGGGGTTTGTCCTTGGCCCGGCGATGGGCGGCATTCTCGGTGCCGTGGATCCGCGACTACCGTTTTGGGTGGCGGCCGCACTGGCGTTGGCCAACGCCGCGTATGGCTACTTCGTGTTGCCCGAGTCTCTGCCGCCTGAAGCGCGGAAAGCGTTTTCGTGGGCACGCGTCAATCCGCTCGGGTCCTTGCGTCTGCTCCGATCGCACAAGGAGCTGTTCGGCATCGCCACCGTCACGGTGTTTTACCACCTGGCGCACCATGTGTTGCCCAGCGTGTTTGTGCTGTACGGCGCATACCGGTATGGGTGGGACGCACGCGCCACGGGGCTGACCCTGGCCGTGGTCGGTGTGGTCAGCGTCATTGTGCAGGGCGGCCTCGTGCGGCCGCTGGTCGCTAAATTCGGTGAGCGGGCGATGCTGCTGACGGGGCTCGCGTGTGGCGCGGTGGGGTTTGTTGTGTATGCGCTGGCTGAGACCGGCACCGTGTTCTGGCTCGGCATTCCAGTGTTTGGGCTGATGGGCTTGTATGGGCCGTCAGCACAGGGCTTGATGACTCGCCATGTTCAGCCGTCGGAGCAGGGGCAGCTACAGGGCATCAACAGCAGCTTCATGGGGCTGACCGGCATCATCGGTCCAGGGCTGTTCACGCTGACGTTTGCGGCGTTCATCGGCCCGTATGCGAGCTGGCACGTGCCGGGCGCCCCGTTTCTGCTGGCCGCCGTCCTGATGGTTGTTGCGTTCACGATCGGCTGGCGGGTGACGAAGGACGCGTGA
- the mqnC gene encoding dehypoxanthine futalosine cyclase: protein MTVAAIADKLRAGGRLTRDEALEFYLHAPTSLLGGLADQARARRHPEGVVTYIIDRNVNYTNVCVARCKFCAFYRPVGSSEGYTLGFDEIFKKIEETISLGGGQLLLQGGHNPDVPLEWYEDLFRQVKSRYPEFRLHALSPPEVIHISRLSGLPTAEVIDRLIAAGLDSVPGGGAEILVDRVRKILNCYTKATADEWLGVMREAHRAGLRTTATMMYGTVETVEERLEHLFRLRDLQDETGGFTAFIAWSYQPEHTELGGTEATGIDYLRTLALSRLVLDNFDNLQSSWVTQGGKVGQLSLAYGANDMGSVMIEENVVRAAGAEYCMDEFEVVRNIEGAGFVAKRRNMHYDVLGAPVFRERDVPRMRELAVARDDGRAGEAPDLRDYEARSAAGKRARQ from the coding sequence ATGACTGTAGCGGCCATTGCTGACAAATTGCGTGCGGGCGGGCGGCTGACTCGCGACGAGGCGCTGGAGTTTTACCTTCACGCGCCCACATCCCTGCTTGGTGGGCTTGCGGATCAGGCGCGTGCGCGCCGGCATCCGGAAGGGGTGGTGACGTACATCATCGACCGCAACGTCAACTACACCAACGTCTGTGTGGCGCGCTGCAAGTTCTGCGCGTTTTACCGGCCTGTGGGGTCGTCGGAAGGCTACACGCTGGGGTTCGACGAGATCTTCAAGAAGATTGAAGAGACCATTTCGCTTGGCGGCGGGCAGCTGTTGCTGCAGGGCGGACACAATCCCGACGTTCCGCTGGAATGGTACGAAGATCTGTTTCGCCAGGTGAAGAGCCGGTATCCGGAGTTCCGGCTGCACGCGTTGTCTCCACCGGAAGTCATTCACATTTCGCGGCTGTCGGGGCTGCCGACGGCGGAGGTCATCGATCGCTTGATCGCTGCGGGTCTTGATAGCGTGCCTGGTGGCGGCGCCGAGATTCTGGTGGACCGCGTGCGCAAGATCCTCAATTGCTACACCAAGGCCACTGCCGACGAGTGGCTGGGTGTCATGCGCGAGGCGCACCGCGCCGGGCTGCGCACCACCGCCACGATGATGTACGGCACGGTGGAAACGGTCGAGGAGCGGCTCGAGCATCTGTTCCGCCTGAGGGACCTTCAGGATGAGACCGGCGGGTTCACCGCGTTCATCGCGTGGAGTTACCAGCCCGAGCACACGGAACTTGGTGGCACCGAGGCGACCGGCATCGACTATCTGCGCACCCTGGCGCTCTCGCGCCTCGTGCTCGACAACTTCGACAACCTGCAGTCGTCGTGGGTGACGCAAGGTGGCAAGGTCGGCCAGCTGAGCCTGGCGTACGGGGCCAACGACATGGGCTCGGTGATGATCGAGGAAAACGTCGTACGCGCGGCCGGTGCCGAGTACTGCATGGACGAGTTTGAAGTGGTGCGCAACATCGAGGGCGCCGGCTTCGTGGCCAAGCGTCGCAACATGCACTATGACGTTCTGGGCGCTCCGGTATTTCGCGAGCGCGACGTGCCGCGGATGCGCGAGCTCGCCGTTGCGCGCGACGATGGGCGCGCGGGCGAAGCACCGGACCTGCGCGACTACGAAGCTCGCTCGGCTGCGGGCAAACGCGCTCGACAATGA
- a CDS encoding amidohydrolase family protein, which produces MTSYRASWVLPISGPPLRDAWVSVSDGLVTEVGTGRAPSPVVELGDVALLPGLVNAHTHLELSWMAGLVPPAGAMDEWIKTLLSVRRAGPAGGDETVVTAMTRAVGDILDTGTALVGDISNSLMSVPVFAARELACVVFHEILGFNPADPQAMVRDAQERRRVSLKRPLRSFQDSDSLKRPQRSFSDTPDAFSAVVGHAPYSTAPALFAEIAAQHQGPAPLSVHIAESAEEVEFLHTGQGPMRTLLETLGVWTGAWQVPRCGPLEFLKRLGYLKPGTLLVHGVHLTVRELEQARDAEAVIVTCPRSNTWVGGGVPPIARFYGAGVPVAIGTDSLASAETLNMFDELAALRRLAPEVDAAQLLDSATRVGAEALGFGQHYGTISPGRQAQLVSVALPAGVRGRPEDVEEYLVSGVSAADVSRLNVPSH; this is translated from the coding sequence ATGACTTCTTATCGCGCGAGTTGGGTACTGCCGATTAGCGGCCCGCCCCTGCGAGATGCCTGGGTGTCGGTCAGCGACGGCCTTGTGACCGAGGTCGGGACCGGCCGCGCGCCGAGTCCTGTCGTTGAATTGGGCGACGTCGCCCTGTTGCCAGGACTGGTCAACGCGCACACACACCTCGAATTGAGCTGGATGGCTGGGCTCGTGCCGCCGGCGGGGGCCATGGACGAGTGGATCAAGACGCTCCTGAGCGTGAGGCGCGCCGGGCCTGCCGGGGGAGACGAAACGGTCGTGACCGCCATGACGCGCGCCGTGGGCGACATCCTCGACACCGGCACGGCCCTGGTGGGCGACATCTCGAATTCGCTGATGTCGGTGCCCGTCTTCGCGGCGCGGGAACTGGCCTGCGTCGTCTTTCACGAGATCCTCGGCTTCAACCCCGCGGACCCGCAGGCAATGGTCCGCGACGCCCAAGAAAGACGTCGGGTGTCATTAAAACGACCTCTGAGGTCGTTTCAGGATAGCGACTCGCTGAAACGACCTCAGAGGTCGTTTTCAGACACACCCGACGCCTTTTCTGCGGTCGTCGGGCACGCGCCCTACTCGACGGCGCCCGCGCTGTTCGCAGAAATCGCCGCGCAGCATCAGGGGCCGGCGCCCCTCTCCGTGCACATCGCCGAATCGGCCGAAGAAGTGGAGTTTCTTCACACCGGCCAGGGACCGATGCGCACGCTGCTGGAAACACTCGGGGTGTGGACCGGTGCATGGCAGGTGCCACGGTGCGGCCCGCTGGAGTTCCTCAAGCGGCTGGGGTACCTCAAGCCAGGCACCTTGCTGGTCCACGGCGTCCACTTGACCGTTCGGGAACTCGAGCAGGCCCGCGACGCCGAGGCCGTCATCGTGACGTGCCCGAGAAGCAACACGTGGGTCGGAGGCGGTGTGCCGCCCATCGCCCGGTTTTATGGTGCGGGCGTGCCCGTGGCCATCGGCACCGACAGCCTCGCGTCCGCCGAGACCCTCAACATGTTCGACGAATTGGCAGCGCTCCGACGGCTCGCGCCGGAAGTGGATGCCGCGCAACTGCTCGACAGTGCCACCAGGGTGGGAGCCGAGGCGCTCGGGTTTGGTCAGCACTACGGCACCATCAGCCCTGGACGTCAGGCCCAGCTGGTGTCCGTCGCGTTACCGGCCGGCGTCCGGGGCCGTCCTGAGGATGTGGAAGAATACTTGGTGAGTGGAGTGTCAGCCGCTGACGTCTCACGGCTGAACGTTCCGTCCCACTAA
- a CDS encoding UbiX family flavin prenyltransferase has protein sequence MTPTPATSRPHIAVGVTGASGAIYAMRTIAALLETGCHLEIVFSDYGKRLLMDELGSDAKVDRLQDLLERKYGPAVQKGTFVVHSNKDLGATLASGSHRCSGMVIVPCSMKTLAGVALGLSRSLIERAADVMLKEQRKLILVPRETPMSLPALRHQVAAAEAGAMILPAMPAFYQKPQTIDDLADFIAGKILNGLGFDQHLFAPWKGE, from the coding sequence ATGACTCCGACGCCTGCCACCTCTCGTCCCCACATCGCCGTGGGCGTCACCGGCGCAAGCGGCGCAATCTACGCCATGCGCACGATTGCCGCCCTGCTCGAAACCGGGTGCCATCTGGAGATCGTATTTTCCGACTACGGCAAACGTCTGCTGATGGACGAACTCGGCAGCGACGCGAAAGTGGATCGCCTGCAGGATTTGCTCGAACGCAAGTACGGGCCCGCCGTACAAAAGGGCACGTTTGTGGTGCACAGCAACAAGGACCTTGGCGCCACGCTGGCGAGTGGCAGCCATCGCTGCAGTGGCATGGTCATCGTGCCGTGTTCGATGAAGACCCTGGCCGGTGTGGCGCTGGGCCTGTCGCGCAGCCTCATCGAGCGCGCGGCCGACGTGATGCTCAAGGAGCAGCGCAAGCTCATCCTCGTGCCGCGTGAAACGCCCATGAGCCTGCCGGCGTTGCGCCATCAGGTGGCTGCCGCCGAAGCCGGCGCGATGATCCTGCCTGCGATGCCGGCGTTTTACCAGAAGCCCCAGACCATTGACGACCTCGCCGATTTCATCGCGGGCAAAATCCTCAACGGGTTGGGCTTCGACCAGCACCTGTTTGCCCCATGGAAGGGCGAATAG
- the ubiE gene encoding bifunctional demethylmenaquinone methyltransferase/2-methoxy-6-polyprenyl-1,4-benzoquinol methylase UbiE, with protein sequence MVSTSRDPARIAGMFDRIAIRYDTLNRLISLGMDKGWRARGVRELHLTGTERVLDMCTGTADFAVEAATSATGHARKVIGIDFAGEMLRIGLAKIHKAGLADRIHLVRGDATNVPLPDASVEAAMVGFGIRNVVDRERALREFARVLTPGGRLAVLEPGAPRIPGVKTLHLWYLRYLLPFVGRLLSRHGEAYSYLPASVEQFPTPEAFATLLKENGFASVRTVPLTFGIVYLYVATKGQSH encoded by the coding sequence GTGGTCTCCACGTCGCGTGACCCGGCGCGCATTGCCGGGATGTTTGACCGGATTGCGATCCGCTACGACACACTCAACCGGCTCATCAGCCTCGGGATGGACAAGGGCTGGCGCGCCCGTGGTGTTCGCGAACTCCATCTCACGGGCACCGAACGGGTGCTGGACATGTGCACAGGCACAGCCGACTTCGCGGTGGAAGCCGCCACGTCGGCGACCGGTCACGCTCGGAAGGTGATCGGCATCGACTTCGCAGGCGAGATGCTGCGCATTGGCCTGGCCAAGATCCACAAGGCCGGCCTCGCCGATCGCATCCATCTGGTGCGGGGTGACGCCACGAATGTGCCGCTCCCCGATGCCAGCGTTGAAGCGGCTATGGTGGGGTTCGGTATTCGCAACGTGGTCGATCGTGAGCGTGCGCTGCGCGAGTTCGCTCGTGTGCTCACACCCGGCGGGAGGTTGGCGGTGCTTGAGCCTGGCGCACCGCGAATTCCCGGCGTCAAGACCCTGCACCTGTGGTATCTCCGGTATCTCCTGCCGTTTGTCGGCCGCCTGCTCTCGAGGCATGGCGAGGCATACTCCTACCTTCCCGCGTCGGTGGAGCAGTTCCCCACGCCCGAGGCCTTTGCCACGCTGCTGAAAGAAAACGGCTTTGCCTCGGTTCGCACCGTCCCTTTGACCTTCGGCATCGTCTACCTCTATGTAGCGACCAAGGGGCAGAGCCACTAG
- a CDS encoding TonB family protein, whose protein sequence is MYLDFDDHRPDTPHLPPAFTRLERMLATAVAYLVLVIAYLVMPASWFAPNELVNMTPVPPKDDVTFVMMEPLRDMPAPPKVTAEASDIDRQAATRDKAPVPANPEPFSRGNTPEKVEGAPPVEPPKGANGATANAPPPPDAPVVLPPTETVARTPGEGLANSLRNLQKYLRDDNFSNENGGQTQQDAQISFDSKGVDFGWWLRRFVAQVKGNWFIPQAAMVLKGKVVVTLMIHRNGTISDVTLIQSSGHTSLDVSAVNALRGSNPTVALPAEYPEDKVLFTVTFYYNTR, encoded by the coding sequence ATGTATCTGGATTTCGACGACCACCGGCCGGACACGCCCCATTTACCGCCCGCCTTCACACGGCTTGAGCGCATGCTGGCGACCGCGGTGGCGTACCTCGTCCTGGTGATTGCGTACCTCGTCATGCCGGCCTCATGGTTCGCGCCGAACGAGCTGGTCAACATGACGCCGGTTCCACCAAAAGATGATGTGACGTTTGTGATGATGGAGCCGCTGCGCGACATGCCGGCGCCTCCGAAGGTGACGGCTGAAGCATCAGATATCGATCGACAGGCTGCGACGCGTGACAAGGCGCCCGTGCCCGCGAACCCCGAGCCGTTCTCACGCGGTAATACGCCGGAGAAGGTGGAAGGCGCTCCGCCGGTGGAGCCGCCCAAGGGCGCGAATGGCGCCACCGCCAACGCGCCGCCGCCCCCTGACGCGCCCGTCGTGTTGCCGCCGACGGAGACCGTTGCGCGAACGCCTGGCGAGGGGCTGGCCAACTCGTTGCGCAACCTGCAAAAGTACCTGCGCGACGACAACTTCTCGAACGAAAACGGGGGCCAGACACAGCAGGACGCCCAAATCAGCTTCGACTCGAAGGGCGTGGACTTCGGATGGTGGCTGCGGCGGTTCGTAGCCCAGGTCAAAGGCAACTGGTTCATCCCGCAGGCCGCGATGGTGCTCAAGGGCAAGGTGGTGGTCACGCTCATGATCCACCGCAACGGCACCATCTCTGATGTGACATTGATTCAGTCGTCCGGCCACACCTCGCTCGACGTCTCGGCGGTCAACGCGTTGCGCGGGTCCAACCCCACCGTCGCCCTCCCGGCCGAGTACCCTGAAGACAAGGTGCTCTTCACGGTGACGTTCTACTACAACACGCGCTGA
- the miaA gene encoding tRNA (adenosine(37)-N6)-dimethylallyltransferase MiaA, with translation MKVVAVVGPTATGKTALGVALAEAIDGEIVSCDSTAVYRGIDIGTDKPTPQEQRGIPHHLIDVVNPTETYSAARYAIDAATAVRDIRARGRWPILVGGTGFYYRALVRGLFPGPPRHDELRGRLARVAERRGVESLHRWLGRVDPESALRIQPRDQMRLIRALEVYLLTGQPLTAHFAATQSALPGFQVLTLGVVDPRPDLERRVAARVDAQFGRGVVAEVERLIASGVPESAHAFSGLVYRQLIEMRQGVRDEAATRALIVRENLQYARRQLMWFRKEPDVRWLPGPGTDPAVQAAALAQVQAFIT, from the coding sequence ATGAAAGTCGTTGCTGTCGTGGGGCCCACTGCCACCGGCAAGACGGCCCTGGGTGTGGCGCTGGCCGAAGCGATCGACGGCGAAATCGTCTCGTGTGATTCGACGGCCGTCTACCGAGGCATCGACATCGGCACCGACAAGCCAACGCCGCAGGAGCAGCGCGGTATTCCACACCATCTGATTGACGTCGTGAATCCGACCGAGACCTATTCGGCCGCACGGTATGCGATTGATGCCGCAACGGCTGTGCGCGATATCCGGGCGCGCGGACGCTGGCCTATTTTGGTGGGCGGCACCGGGTTCTACTACCGCGCGCTGGTGCGCGGTCTGTTTCCAGGGCCGCCGCGCCACGACGAACTGCGTGGGCGCCTCGCTCGTGTGGCGGAACGTCGCGGAGTGGAGTCGCTCCATCGATGGCTGGGTCGCGTCGACCCGGAGTCGGCGCTGCGGATTCAGCCGCGCGACCAGATGCGGCTCATTCGCGCGCTGGAGGTCTACCTGCTCACGGGGCAGCCACTGACCGCGCATTTCGCCGCAACGCAGTCCGCGCTGCCTGGGTTCCAGGTGCTCACGCTCGGCGTCGTGGATCCACGGCCCGATCTGGAGCGACGGGTCGCCGCTCGTGTGGATGCGCAGTTCGGCCGTGGTGTGGTGGCCGAGGTCGAGCGCCTGATCGCATCCGGCGTGCCGGAGTCTGCCCACGCCTTTAGCGGCCTCGTGTACCGTCAGCTCATCGAGATGCGGCAGGGGGTGCGCGACGAAGCCGCCACGCGGGCGTTGATCGTCCGCGAAAACCTGCAATACGCCAGGCGCCAGTTGATGTGGTTCAGGAAGGAACCTGACGTACGATGGTTGCCAGGCCCGGGCACCGACCCGGCGGTGCAGGCCGCAGCGCTCGCCCAGGTTCAGGCCTTCATCACATGA
- a CDS encoding phosphopentomutase — MITRVILIVMDSVGCGELADADLYDDQGSDTLGHIADAVPLRVPTLRSLGLGRVARIGGNAPAPIGAAGRMAEASPGKDSVTGHWELMGIVLDRPFPTFPQGFSKEIIAEFERRIGRTSIGNVVASGTEIIDALGPEHMRTGAPIIYTSADSVFQIAAHERIVPIDELYRYCDEAFDLVGRGMGVGRVIARPFEGEPGSFVRTSNRRDYALDPFEDTLLDRLSTAGQPVVGIGKIEDLFAGRGLTRAIHTRSDDHGMDVVMEELATTDRGLIFVNLVDFDTKYGHRNDVPGYADNLERFDARLAQLLPQLFPTDLLIVTADHGNDPATPSTDHSREHVPLLVAGASVKAGVDLGTRTTFADVGQTLAAIFGLAPMAAGTSFLGEILRPSR, encoded by the coding sequence ATGATCACACGCGTCATCCTCATCGTCATGGACTCGGTCGGGTGCGGCGAATTGGCCGACGCGGATCTGTACGACGATCAGGGCAGCGACACGCTGGGACATATCGCAGACGCTGTGCCGTTGCGTGTGCCGACGCTTCGGTCGCTTGGTCTGGGGCGCGTCGCTCGAATCGGCGGCAATGCTCCTGCGCCGATTGGCGCAGCGGGACGGATGGCCGAGGCGTCGCCCGGCAAAGACTCCGTCACGGGCCATTGGGAGCTGATGGGCATCGTGCTCGATCGGCCGTTTCCCACGTTTCCCCAGGGGTTCTCGAAGGAGATCATCGCCGAGTTCGAGCGGCGTATCGGCCGCACGTCGATCGGGAACGTGGTGGCGTCGGGCACCGAGATTATCGACGCGCTTGGGCCCGAGCACATGCGTACGGGTGCGCCGATCATCTACACGTCGGCCGACAGTGTGTTTCAGATCGCGGCGCACGAACGCATCGTGCCGATCGACGAACTGTATCGCTACTGCGATGAAGCGTTTGACCTGGTGGGACGTGGCATGGGTGTGGGGCGTGTCATCGCCAGGCCGTTCGAGGGCGAGCCTGGCAGCTTCGTGCGGACGTCGAACCGGCGCGACTACGCGCTGGATCCATTCGAGGACACGCTGCTGGATCGCCTTTCCACCGCCGGCCAACCGGTGGTGGGTATCGGCAAGATCGAAGACTTGTTTGCGGGCCGCGGCCTCACGCGCGCGATTCACACACGTTCAGACGACCACGGTATGGACGTGGTGATGGAGGAACTGGCGACAACCGATCGCGGCCTGATCTTCGTCAATCTCGTGGATTTCGATACCAAGTACGGGCATCGCAATGACGTGCCTGGATACGCGGACAACCTCGAACGCTTCGACGCGCGGCTGGCGCAGCTGCTGCCACAGCTTTTCCCCACGGACCTTCTCATCGTGACCGCCGACCACGGCAACGACCCAGCGACCCCGTCCACCGATCACTCGCGCGAACATGTGCCGCTGCTGGTGGCCGGCGCCTCGGTGAAGGCCGGTGTGGACCTGGGCACGCGCACCACGTTCGCCGATGTGGGCCAGACGCTGGCGGCAATATTCGGGTTGGCGCCCATGGCCGCCGGCACGAGTTTTCTTGGCGAAATACTGCGCCCGTCTCGGTAA
- a CDS encoding deoxyguanosinetriphosphate triphosphohydrolase, translating to MSTIREQLEALEDETLAPQAARSRASKGRLRQETPDPIRPNFQRDRDRVIHSKAFRRLKHKTQVFFAPEGDHYRTRLTHTLEVSQIARSIAKVLRLNEELTEAIALGHDLGHPPFGHAGERVIDKLVPGGFSHHEQSLRIVDVLENDRQGLNLSWEVRDGIARHSKGKHGLPVGAPPEHRASTIEGQIARVADIIAYVNHDIDDAVRAGVLDTRDLPQSAVAVLGGSSSQRINSMVTDVVTETLGGALTEIRMSDLVLQATLELREFLFRAVYENPRATAEFDKAAGLLGGLWDKLRQKPDQFLDQATIESEGLDAAARDFLAGMTDRYAVALFEDLFVPRSWSV from the coding sequence ATGTCCACCATTCGCGAACAACTGGAAGCTCTGGAAGATGAAACGCTGGCGCCGCAGGCGGCGCGGAGCCGCGCCAGCAAAGGCCGGCTTCGCCAGGAAACACCCGATCCCATTCGGCCCAACTTCCAGCGCGACCGCGACCGGGTGATTCACTCCAAGGCGTTCCGGCGGCTGAAACACAAAACCCAGGTCTTCTTCGCACCAGAGGGCGACCACTACCGCACGCGGCTGACCCACACACTGGAGGTCTCGCAAATCGCGCGCAGTATCGCGAAGGTCCTGCGCCTGAATGAAGAACTGACCGAAGCCATTGCGCTCGGCCACGATCTCGGGCACCCACCGTTTGGCCACGCCGGCGAACGGGTGATCGACAAGCTCGTGCCGGGTGGCTTCAGCCATCACGAGCAGAGCCTGCGGATCGTTGACGTGCTCGAGAACGACCGGCAGGGACTGAATCTGTCGTGGGAGGTTCGTGACGGCATCGCGCGTCACTCAAAAGGCAAGCACGGGCTGCCCGTCGGCGCGCCACCCGAACATCGTGCCAGCACGATTGAAGGGCAGATTGCGCGCGTGGCCGACATCATCGCCTACGTGAACCACGATATTGACGATGCCGTGCGTGCGGGCGTGCTCGACACGCGCGACCTGCCGCAATCAGCCGTCGCGGTGCTTGGCGGCAGTTCGTCGCAGCGCATCAACTCCATGGTGACCGACGTCGTGACCGAGACGCTTGGCGGCGCCCTCACAGAGATCCGCATGAGCGATCTGGTGCTGCAGGCCACGCTGGAACTGCGCGAGTTCCTGTTCCGGGCCGTGTACGAAAATCCTCGGGCCACCGCCGAGTTCGACAAGGCGGCCGGGCTCCTGGGCGGGTTGTGGGACAAACTGCGGCAGAAGCCCGACCAGTTTCTGGACCAGGCGACGATTGAGTCAGAGGGGCTGGACGCGGCCGCCCGCGACTTTCTCGCCGGCATGACCGATCGCTACGCCGTGGCGCTCTTCGAGGACCTGTTCGTGCCCCGGTCCTGGAGCGTCTGA
- a CDS encoding DUF177 domain-containing protein encodes MLLDISRLRTVVVDVNRRVEPEAFADLTDDFKVVGPTEIAGTVRREKGTHVVLHSRVTSAMEVTCGRCLEPFVVPVSADVETRFVPPAEFAKVTAETAAKAGLLTAGAVADDEDEEVEHDAEGHVVGLAEYRDEAIDLGEVIREQLYLALPMKPLCQESCKGLCAVCGANRNRETCQCQQQWEDPRMAALAEWKSRNEKT; translated from the coding sequence ATGCTGCTCGATATCAGCCGGCTGCGGACAGTGGTGGTGGACGTCAACCGCCGGGTTGAGCCCGAGGCGTTTGCCGACCTGACGGACGATTTCAAGGTGGTCGGCCCCACGGAAATTGCGGGGACGGTCCGGCGCGAGAAGGGCACCCATGTGGTGCTGCATTCGCGGGTGACGTCGGCCATGGAGGTGACGTGCGGTCGGTGCCTGGAGCCGTTTGTGGTTCCGGTCAGCGCCGACGTCGAAACGCGTTTTGTGCCTCCGGCGGAGTTTGCGAAGGTGACGGCTGAGACGGCCGCGAAAGCGGGGTTGTTGACCGCCGGCGCCGTGGCAGACGACGAAGACGAAGAAGTTGAACACGATGCCGAGGGGCATGTGGTGGGGTTGGCGGAGTATCGCGACGAGGCGATTGACCTGGGCGAAGTGATTCGCGAACAGTTGTACCTCGCGCTGCCAATGAAGCCCTTGTGCCAGGAGTCGTGCAAGGGGTTGTGTGCGGTGTGTGGCGCGAATCGGAATCGCGAGACGTGCCAGTGCCAGCAACAGTGGGAAGATCCACGCATGGCCGCGCTTGCCGAGTGGAAAAGCCGTAACGAGAAGACCTAA
- the rpmF gene encoding 50S ribosomal protein L32, producing MPNPKRRHSKSRTAKRRTHDTLVKVQSGRCPQCQEMKLPHQVCKNCGFYNGRQVRAVKED from the coding sequence GTGCCGAATCCAAAACGACGCCATTCCAAATCACGCACCGCCAAGCGCCGCACGCATGACACGCTGGTCAAGGTGCAGTCCGGGCGCTGTCCGCAGTGCCAGGAAATGAAACTGCCGCATCAGGTGTGCAAGAACTGCGGCTTCTACAACGGCCGTCAGGTTCGCGCGGTCAAGGAAGATTAG